From a region of the Luteibaculum oceani genome:
- the msrB gene encoding peptide-methionine (R)-S-oxide reductase MsrB, translating to MDWNKVLKLAKEGTPPPAKKISKPDEDWRAQLTEEQYRVTRKSGTERPFTGEHCSSYENGDYACVCCKTPLFSSKIKFDSQSGWPSFTQPISDNAIKYHVDYSFGMERVETVCNCCDAHLGHVFPDGPPPTGLRYCINSAALELIKS from the coding sequence ATGGATTGGAATAAAGTATTAAAACTCGCTAAGGAAGGAACTCCTCCACCTGCTAAGAAAATATCCAAACCGGATGAAGATTGGAGGGCGCAGCTTACAGAAGAACAATACCGGGTAACCAGAAAGTCCGGTACCGAACGTCCATTTACTGGAGAGCATTGTAGCTCCTATGAAAATGGAGACTATGCTTGTGTGTGTTGCAAAACCCCACTATTTAGTTCCAAAATAAAATTCGACTCCCAATCGGGATGGCCCAGTTTTACCCAACCCATCTCAGATAACGCAATCAAATATCATGTTGATTACTCTTTTGGAATGGAACGGGTAGAAACGGTATGCAACTGCTGCGATGCGCATCTAGGTCATGTATTCCCAGATGGACCTCCTCCAACGGGTTTAAGATATTGCATTAACTCAGCGGCGCTAGAGTTAATTAAATCCTAA
- a CDS encoding 1,4-dihydroxy-2-naphthoyl-CoA synthase, which translates to MAQVKWETVKEYEDITFKRSGGIARIAFNRPEVRNAFRPKTTSELYDAFYQVHEDPTIGVVLLSAEGPSPKDGVYSFCSGGDQKARGHKGYVGDDGRHRLNILEVQRLIRFMPKVVIAVVPGWAVGGGHSLHVVCDLTLASKEHAIFKQTDADVTSFDGGYGSAYLAKMVGQKKAREIFFLGRNYSAQEAYEMGMVNAVIPHAELEDTAVEWAREILAKSPTSIKMLKFAMNLTDDGMVGQQVFAGEATRLAYMTDEAKEGRNAFLEKRKPDFKDVQWIS; encoded by the coding sequence ATGGCGCAAGTAAAGTGGGAAACTGTTAAGGAATACGAAGACATTACGTTTAAAAGAAGCGGAGGAATTGCCCGCATTGCATTTAATCGTCCTGAGGTACGAAATGCTTTCAGACCTAAAACCACCTCCGAGCTATACGATGCATTTTATCAAGTTCACGAAGACCCTACCATTGGGGTAGTATTGCTTTCGGCAGAAGGTCCTTCTCCAAAAGATGGAGTGTATTCTTTTTGTAGCGGTGGCGACCAAAAAGCTCGCGGCCACAAAGGCTATGTTGGAGACGACGGTAGACACAGACTTAACATATTAGAAGTGCAACGACTTATTAGGTTTATGCCTAAAGTGGTTATTGCTGTGGTACCAGGATGGGCCGTTGGCGGTGGACACAGTCTTCACGTAGTTTGCGATTTAACCCTTGCGAGTAAAGAGCATGCCATCTTTAAACAAACTGATGCCGATGTTACTTCCTTCGATGGAGGCTATGGTTCTGCGTACCTGGCAAAAATGGTAGGCCAAAAGAAGGCTAGAGAAATATTTTTCTTGGGTAGAAATTACTCCGCTCAGGAAGCTTACGAAATGGGCATGGTAAATGCCGTTATTCCACATGCCGAATTAGAAGACACCGCAGTTGAGTGGGCTAGAGAAATTTTAGCGAAATCTCCCACCTCTATTAAGATGCTAAAGTTTGCCATGAACCTTACGGATGACGGAATGGTAGGGCAACAAGTGTTTGCAGGTGAAGCTACTCGCCTCGCTTACATGACCGATGAAGCCAAGGAAGGTAGAAACGCATTCTTAGAAAAAAGA